A stretch of Episyrphus balteatus chromosome 2, idEpiBalt1.1, whole genome shotgun sequence DNA encodes these proteins:
- the LOC129909919 gene encoding non-canonical poly(A) RNA polymerase protein Trf4-1-like — MDPFVGWFQEEQEGPALRTWYKIWETNAHEMSQLLDLQQQFQQQQQQQQQQQNTKNGNTGGIGIGNPTNNTNMIMMNRERDRDTTNAAFHQTLDQQQQNAPSNEQQQQRERPTNDRGSYYNPSRRKIGRIVDNKASTYNLNRQVEKLISKYRGCPWRVPNYVYGRGVIGLHEEIDQFYHYVLPTPAEHAIRNEVVLRIEAVVHTIWPAAVVEIFGSFRTGLFLPTSDIDLVVLGMWEKLPLRTLETELIARGIAEPSSVRVLDKASVPIIKLTDRESQVKVDISFNMQSGVQSAELIKEYKQQFPLLAKLVLVLKQFLLQRDLNEVFTGGISSYSLILMCISFLQLHPRQIHSETANLGVLLLEFFELYGRKFNYMKIGISIKNGGRYIPKEDLQREMVDGHRPSLLCIEDPLTAGNDIGRSSYGALQVKQAFEYAYLMLSQAVSPLNNWASDCNERSILGRIIRITDDVIDYREWIRENYEHLLVTRMSPGGANTGLMLTGGGSVPMGQTQKQYQQLQQHHHMITGGGGGGGGGGGGGGNNSNNDYRRRGSTSSGDDSEDSKEGDIETNMMSTRGDT, encoded by the coding sequence ATGGATCCTTTTGTTGGCTGGTTTCAAGAGGAACAGGAGGGTCCAGCGCTAAGAACGTGGTATAAGATCTGGGAGACAAATGCCCATGAAATGAGCCAATTGCTCGATTTGCAGCAGCAAtttcagcaacaacaacaacagcagcagcagcagcaaaacACCAAGAACGGCAACACCGGTGGCATCGGCATCGGCAATCCCACAAACAACACCAACATGATTATGATGAACAGAGAACGCGACCGTGATACAACCAATGCTGCCTTCCACCAGACTCTGGATCAACAGCAACAAAATGCGCCGTCAAACGAGCAGCAGCAACAGCGCGAGCGTCCCACAAATGACCGAGGAAGCTATTACAATCCGTCGCGCAGGAAAATTGGCCGCATAGTCGACAATAAGGCATCCACTTACAACCTGAACAGACAAGTCGAGAAACTCATCAGCAAGTACAGAGGTTGTCCGTGGCGCGTACCCAATTACGTGTACGGACGCGGCGTCATCGGTTTGCACGAAGAGATCGATCAGTTTTATCATTATGTCCTGCCAACGCCCGCCGAACATGCCATCCGCAACGAGGTTGTCCTCCGCATAGAAGCCGTCGTCCATACTATCTGGCCAGCAGCCGTGGTCGAGATATTCGGATCATTCCGAACGGGATTGTTTCTGCCCACGTCCGACATTGATTTGGTCGTGTTGGGAATGTGGGAGAAGCTGCCGCTGCGTACTCTCGAAACAGAGCTAATTGCTAGGGGAATCGCAGAGCCGTCATCGGTGCGGGTTCTAGACAAAGCGTCGGTGCCCATTATTAAGTTGACGGACCGCGAATCGCAGGTCAAGGTGGACATTTCTTTTAACATGCAGTCAGGAGTTCAATCAGCCGAATTAATTAAGGAGTATAAGCAACAATTTCCGTTGCTGGCTAAATTAGTGCTGGTTTTGAAGCAGTTCCTGCTGCAACGTGACCTAAATGAGGTCTTTACTGGCGGCATTTCATCCTATTCCCTCATTCTAATGTGCATCAGCTTTTTGCAGCTGCATCCGCGCCAAATACACTCTGAGACGGCCAATTTGGGCGTTttgcttttggaattttttgagTTGTATGGTcggaaatttaattatatgaAAATTGGCATAAGTATAAAGAACGGTGGCCGTTATATTCCCAAGGAGGACCTTCAGCGCGAAATGGTCGATGGCCACCGGCCGTCGTTGCTATGCATTGAAGATCCCCTTACAGCTGGCAACGATATTGGGCGCTCGTCGTACGGAGCGCTTCAAGTGAAGCAAGCCTTTGAGTACGCTTACCTGATGCTGTCGCAAGCGGTGTCCCCTTTGAATAATTGGGCGAGTGACTGTAACGAGCGTTCCATACTCGGTCGCATCATTCGCATAACAGACGATGTGATCGATTATCGCGAATGGATAAGAGAGAATTATGAGCATCTGCTAGTCACAAGAATGTCGCCCGGTGGAGCTAATACAGGCCTCATGCTAACAGGGGGCGGCTCTGTGCCAATGGGACAAACGCAAAAGCAATATCAGCAGCTACAGCAGCATCATCATATGATTACTGGTggtggcggcggcggcggcggagGTGGTGGTGGAGGTGGAAATAATAGTAACAATGACTATCGACGGCGCGGAAGTACCTCGAGCGGCGACGACTCTGAAGACAGCAAAGAGGGGGACATAGAAACGAATATGATGTCAACACGCGGTGACACATGA